The DNA sequence GATGTCGCAGACCGGATTTGACGCCGTCGAACGGGGCCTAGCGTTTGCGAAAGCGCGCGCGGTCGTGCTCGCAGCCGATGCGACGAACGCCCGTACGCCTGGATTCCAACCCGTCGACATCGCCCCGGATGGCGAACGTTTTGGAGGCCTGGTCGTTCGCGCGCTCGATGCTTCGGGAACGTCAGGCACGATCGAGCGCTCCATGGCCGCATCGGCGCAGAATTCGATACAATATCGCGCGCTTGCCGATCAAGAACGCGCGATGCTTCGCGAGTTCAAGTCGGCTGCGGAAGAGGCGCGCCGGTGACCGACGCAGCTTTCGACATCGCCGCGGACGGCATGGCGGCGGAACGGTCGGCCATGGACGTCATCGCCCGGAATCTTGCCGGCGGAGGTTCGGCCGGCGCCGCTCGCAATGGCGAAAGCAACGGCGACTCTTCATTTGTACCCGCATCATTTTCGAATGCGCTCGACGACGCGCTCTCATCAGCCGATCCCATCGACATCGAGATGCCGTTCGCAAACGCGATGCCGGAAATGGAAACGGCAGATATGTCGTCGCAGAACTCGCAGAATGCGCGGTCGGACGGCGATCCAATCGGTCAGATGATCGCGCTTGTCGCCACTGGCCGCGCGTACGACGCCGACGTTGCTGCGCTGCAGGCGGCCAAACAGATGGACGTCGAGGCGTCGGACATCGACAAGTTCTGAAGGGAACGCGAATCATGTTTGCAGGATCGCCGGCCGCTATCCAAGCCATACCCGCCGTGCCGTCGTCCGCCGGGCCGGAAGCAGGATACGCCGGCAATGCCGGCGCGGATGCAAGTTTTGCGGCGATGCTTGCCTCGATGACCGATAGCGCGGCGGGCGCGGTGGTCGCGGCCGATCGATCTGCGGCGATGCTCGCTTCCGGCGGCGGCGGTGTGGCGGCGGCCGCGATCGCACGCGCGAAAGCCGATGTCGCACTTGAAATCGCGTCCGTCGCGGCATCGCGCGTGAGCTCGGCTATAACCTCGCTGCTCCAGACACAAAGCTAGCAGAAGCGTGCTTGCCGAACTGCCGCAATCGTTGCCGGCGCTCACCGGCCGGGCGCTTGCGTGGATAGAGCGGCGGCGCGTCTCGATGTTCGTAACCGTGCTCGCCGTCGCCGCGGCCGGAATCGCGGCGGCATTCGCGGCACGATCGTACGGCGATGCCGCGCTATTCGAAGCGCCGCTGCATCCCTCGCAGGCGCGCGAAATCCAGAGTGCGCTCACGCTCTGGAACGAAACGTATTCTTCCGATGCGGCCGGCACGCAAGTGTACGTGCCTGCCACGCGCCGTAGGGACGTCCTGCTGCGGCTCACGCTGGCAGGTCTGCCGCGTCCGTTCGTGCCGACCTCAGCCGATATGCTCGCCGAACCGGCGAGCGCGATGACGCCGCGATCCCAGCTCGACGACCGCCGGCGCATCGGCATCGCAGGCGATCTCACCGAGACCCTCCGGCGCATCTCCGGCGTCGCCGACGCAAACGTCATCCTCACTCCTGAAGCCGACGATCCGTTCGCGCTGGATCCCGCGACGCCGCCAAGCGCGGCGGTGCAAGTCATATTGCAGCCAAATGCGCATCTGGAGCCGCGCGTCATCGATGGCATTCGACGGCTCGTGGCCGCAGCGGTCGCCGGTCTGACTCCCGAGCACGTGACCGTGACCGATTCCGACGGCGCGTTGCTCGACGGCGCCGCGATTCAAGATCCGTCCGCGTCGCGGGAAACAAGATTGCAGTCGTCGGTCCAAAGCGCGCTGGACGCGGTGCTCGGTTCCGGCGCGAGCGTCGTGCGCGTGCGAGTCGTCACCGCAGGCGCCGACGTTTCGCTTCAGTCAACACGAATCACGCCGCACGGTTTGCTCGATGCCGATGCCGGCCGCGAACACGGACATGAAGCCGCGCGGATCTTCGACAAAGAACGGCACGTTCAGCACTATGCCTACGACACCGACGTCGAACGCCGCACCACGGCGGCGGATTCGGTCCGCCGCATTTCGGTGGCCGTCATTTTGGACGCTCGCCGCGTCGATTCTAGCCGGCGCGACGACGTCGCCGGGCTCGTCCGCGCGGCGGCGGGCGCGGACCTCGGCGCGGGCGACACGGTCGTCGTCGCGATGTTGCCGTTCGCCACGCGCCCGTCATCGGACAAGATCGTGCCGGCCGCATCGCAATCGCGTCCGCTGTCGGCGCTCATCGCGATTCCCGCAGCGGCGGCGTGCGCGCTTGCGATGGCAGGCGCATTCTTGCGCCGGCGTCGCGAAATGGACACGCCGCCTGTTCCGGCAGCGGCGCGCGATGAGAATCGTACGCCCGATTTGGGCGCGAGGATCGGCGCAGAGACGCCGCGCACCGTGGCGTACTTGATGAGCGGCATGCCGCCGGGTCTTCGCGCGCGCGTGTTGCTTGAATTCGATCCCGAGCGGCGAAGTGCGATCGAAGCCTGCATCGCCGAGTGGAGCGATGATCGATAGCGGTTTCGTGCCGCTCGTGCCGCGGCGGCTTGTGGGAGGGCAAGCATCGCTTGCTCCGTCGGATGTAGGAGAGCAAGCATCGCTCGCTCCGCCGGATGTAGGAGGGCAAGCATCGCTTGCCCCATTTGCCGGCGAACGCCGGCGTG is a window from the Candidatus Eremiobacteraceae bacterium genome containing:
- a CDS encoding flagellar M-ring protein FliF C-terminal domain-containing protein, whose amino-acid sequence is MLAELPQSLPALTGRALAWIERRRVSMFVTVLAVAAAGIAAAFAARSYGDAALFEAPLHPSQAREIQSALTLWNETYSSDAAGTQVYVPATRRRDVLLRLTLAGLPRPFVPTSADMLAEPASAMTPRSQLDDRRRIGIAGDLTETLRRISGVADANVILTPEADDPFALDPATPPSAAVQVILQPNAHLEPRVIDGIRRLVAAAVAGLTPEHVTVTDSDGALLDGAAIQDPSASRETRLQSSVQSALDAVLGSGASVVRVRVVTAGADVSLQSTRITPHGLLDADAGREHGHEAARIFDKERHVQHYAYDTDVERRTTAADSVRRISVAVILDARRVDSSRRDDVAGLVRAAAGADLGAGDTVVVAMLPFATRPSSDKIVPAASQSRPLSALIAIPAAAACALAMAGAFLRRRREMDTPPVPAAARDENRTPDLGARIGAETPRTVAYLMSGMPPGLRARVLLEFDPERRSAIEACIAEWSDDR